The Dehalococcoidia bacterium genome segment ATCAACACCTTTTGATGAGCAGTTGGAGGTTGATTGGGAGGGATTGCGCCGCATTGTTGACTTCTGTGTTGGATGCGGTGCGCACGGTATCGTCTGGCCTGTCAACGCCAGCGGCTTTGCTACCCTTTCTGATGAGGAGCGGCTTAAGGGGGCGCGTGTGGTGGTTGAACAAGTTGCAGACCGGATCCCCGTGGTAATCGGAACCCAGGGCGTGTCGACAACGCACGCAGTGATGTTCAGCCGCCACGCAAACGAGATCGGGGCTAACGCGGTCATAGCCATGACACCCTATGTCCGCAAGCTGGAAGACGAGGAATCAATCCTGGAATACTACCGTGGCATCTCGGATGCTGTTGACCTTCCCATTTTCATTCAGAACCATGAGGTAGGCAGCGCCCTCTCAGTCAAGACTATGGTCCGCTTGGTTCAAGAGGTAGAGCATATCGAGTACATTAAAGAAGAGACGATGCCCCCAACTCACAAGCTTACCCAGGTGTTGGAAATGGCTCCTCCCAAGCTGAAGGGGGTTTTCGGTGGTGCAGGCGGGCGCTATCTGTTGTTGGAGCATCCGAGGGGTGTTGCCGGGCAGATGCCTGGCTGCCACATCACCGACGTGGTAGTCCGCCTATGGAATGCATTGGAGGCGAAGGACTTAAAGGAAGCCAAGCGGGTCTATGGGCTGATGGCTCCTCTGTTTGCCTTGGAGACGCTACGCGGGGTCAGTTATCCGGAGGTCTTGCGCAGACGGGGAGTGATCAAAAGTGCTCGTCAGCGTATGGCACGTAAGGTGGACGAACACGATCAACGGGCGTTGGACGACATCCTGAGGGACCTGGAGCCACTGTTCACCTGGCATAGCCGCGGAGCGAAGATATCATAGCAGTGGCGGGAGTGCTAGTCAGTCTGATGTCAGCTATATGCAATCGCCTTCTTTGACGAACGAGGGTGTTACGGATTTGGGGTCGGTT includes the following:
- a CDS encoding dihydrodipicolinate synthase family protein, with product MSEPFRGVFTIPSTPFDEQLEVDWEGLRRIVDFCVGCGAHGIVWPVNASGFATLSDEERLKGARVVVEQVADRIPVVIGTQGVSTTHAVMFSRHANEIGANAVIAMTPYVRKLEDEESILEYYRGISDAVDLPIFIQNHEVGSALSVKTMVRLVQEVEHIEYIKEETMPPTHKLTQVLEMAPPKLKGVFGGAGGRYLLLEHPRGVAGQMPGCHITDVVVRLWNALEAKDLKEAKRVYGLMAPLFALETLRGVSYPEVLRRRGVIKSARQRMARKVDEHDQRALDDILRDLEPLFTWHSRGAKIS